From Nicotiana tabacum cultivar K326 chromosome 22, ASM71507v2, whole genome shotgun sequence, one genomic window encodes:
- the LOC107809980 gene encoding uncharacterized protein LOC107809980, with translation MGFKKVYKALHEIFPEVDSRILRAVAIEHCKDPDTAVEVVLSEIIPCLSERNKLLSASSGETGVTVKASEAAVDANGAPQTDAALLHNTKDLDELQNGLSFYDASCGHHQTLEDTDGESLQHYHDAVGGDRTVLEGGTAVSREKCDKTNVKVNADESCKVISVMSNAEDSPRYDVYEKCGPSLIENEERAQSASLEANPFKVKDDGTELAYNQLYQPTECVVSHNTLEVTDNSPSDDSTALIRKKIVSSVDNLDMKHPESQLASLNAQNSTLSGSESSIELVVAPDARDYELEKAELSDTVNVTFNNDLAGEMLVDEVESTPNPVVTASGQICSVDLLEDMITEAKSNKKTLFSAVESVICLMREVELQEEAAEQAKQEAAKGGLDMLQRVEDLKEMLQHAKEANNMHAGEVYGEKAILATEVKELQSRLLGLADERDKSLAVLDEMHQTLEVRKAAAEKVMKAAEQERLDKEEVARKALADQEIIMEKVVQESNILKQEAEENAKLRDFLVDRGRVVDMLQGEISVICQDVRLLKEKFDDRIPLSKSLCSSQTSCILASSSSSLKSMVPDQVADPADLLDAPEKMDTASYHEEEHKASEDVKSVIHDKDLLDDEWEMCDNRELCM, from the exons ATGGGATTTAAGAAAGTTTATAAGGCATTGCACGAGATTTTTCCTGAG GTTGATTCTAGAATTCTTAGAGCTGTTGCTATTGAGCATTGTAAGGATCCTGACACAGCCGTCGAGGTAGTCCTCAGTGAAATTATCCCCTgtttgtctgaaagaaataagcTCCTGTCAGCTTCTTCTGGAGAGACTGGAGTCACTGTTAAAGCATCTGAAG ctgcagtagatgctaatggagcTCCACAGACCGATGCTGCTCTTCTTCACAACACAAAGGATTTAGATGAACTGCAAAATGGCTTGTCATTCTATGATGCCAGCTGTGGACATCATCAAACACTTGAAGATACTGATGGTGAATCCCTTCAGCATTATCATGATGCTGTTGGTGGAGATCGTACAGTGCTTGAAGGTGGTACAGCGGTCTCCAGGGAGAAGTGCGATAAAACCAATGTCAAAGTTAATGCTGACGAGTCATGCAAAGTTATATCTGTCATGTCAAATGCTGAAGATAGTCCTAGATATGATGTTTATGAGAAGTGTGGACCCTCCCTCATCGAAAATGAGGAACGTGCTCAGTCTGCAAGTCTTGAAGCAAATCCTTTCAAAGTAAAAGATGATGGAACTGAACTTGCATACAATCAGCTTTATCAGCCTACGGAATGTGTTGTTTCACATAATACCCTTGAAGTGACTGACAACTCACCTTCTGATGATTCTACTGCACTTATTCGCAAAAAAATAGTATCTTCAGTAGACAATCTGGACATGAAACATCCTGAGAGTCAGCTTGCTTCCTTGAATGCTCAAAATTCTACCTTGAGTGGTTCTGAAAGTAGTATAGAGTTGGTGGTTGCACCAGATGCGCGTGACTATGAGCTAGAGAAAGCAGAACTTAGTGATACCGTCAATGTTACATTTAATAATGATTTGGCTGGTGAAATGCTTGTAGATGAAGTAGAGTCTACGCCAAATCCTGTGGTCACTGCATCTGGTCAAATCTGTAGCGTTGACCTTCTTGAGGATATGATCACAGAAGCCAAAAGTAACAAG AAAACATTGTTTTCGGCTGTGGAATCTGTTATCTGCTTGATGAGAGAAGTTGAACTGCAAGAGGAAGCCGCAGAGCAGGCGAAACAGGAAGCTGCTAAGGGGGGACTGGATATGCTTCAGAGGGTTGAAGACCTGAAAGAAATGCTACAACATGCGAAGGAAGCAAACAATATG CATGCTGGTGAAGTATATGGTGAGAAAGCCATCTTAGCTACTGAAGTTAAAGAGCTTCAATCTCGGCTTCTCGGCTTGGCAGATGAAAGGGATAAATCTCTTGCAGTTCTTGATGAG ATGCATCAGACACTTGAGGTGCGAAAGGCTGCAGCTGAGAAAGTAATGAAAGCTGCTGAGCAAGAAAGACTAGACAAGGAAGAGGTCGCACGCAAAGCACTTGCTGACCAGGAAATCATTATGGAAAAAGTTGTGCAAGAGTCAAATATTCTGAAGCAAGAGGCAGAAGAAAACGCTAAG TTGAGGGATTTCCTGGTGGACCGCGGGCGTGTTGTAGATATGTTGCA AGGCGAAATCTCTGTTATATGCCAAGATGTGAGGTTGTTGAAAGAGAAGTTTGATGATCGTATTCCTCTAAGCAAGTCTTTATGTTCCAGCCAAACTAGCTGCATCTTAGCCTCATCTAGTTCATCTTTGAAGAGTATGGTTCCAGATCAGGTGGCTGACCCTGCAGATTTGTTGGATGCTCCAGAAAAGATGGATACAGCTTCTTATCATGAGGAGGAGCACAAGGCATCTGAAGATGTAAAGTCGGTGATCCATGACAAGGATCTTCTAGATGATGAATGGGAAATGTGTGACAACCGCGAGTTATGTATGTGA
- the LOC107809981 gene encoding uncharacterized protein LOC107809981 isoform X1: MAYSNKINESIVRELIDILRINPYSFFIRSLIDIPELQNFHIGLKCDPGLDQRVYNLPTSSEVAAIWVENNDNSINHAPHIQIYTQSKKTQIVNYYYGCYDALQYPLLFPYGRNGWHYGIKKIPKPKNIRGSYTHECQQLSSIQNLCSLDSYLQMESQTLENGKKKKDTVSAREYYCYKLQLRNDDEDALLHTGRLFQQYSVDEYIKIETQRLDFASFNQDLFRMDILQGFLDILRFGERDSSNIGKQKFLSASFIGGPRDMRQRYMDAIALVRCFGKPDLFITMICNLTWTEIKEYLWTIDEAQNRPDLISRVFRAKVEELKTYISKRNIFGKIVAFMYTVEFQKRG; encoded by the coding sequence ATGGCATACTCTAACAAAATTAATGAATCTATAGTGAGAGAGCTAATAGATATATTGAGAATTAACCCATACTCCTTTTTTATCCGATCTTTGATAGATATTCCCGAGCTACAAAACTTTCATATTGGACTCAAATGTGATCCTGGTTTAGATCAACGAGTATATAATTTGCCAACTTCATCAGAAGTTGCTGCAATATGGGTTGAGAACAATGACAATAGTATAAATCATGCACCACATATTCAAATTTACACTCAGAGCAAAAAAACACAAATAGTGAACTACTATTATGGATGTTATGACGCCTTGCAATATCCTTTGTTGTTTCCATATGGGCGAAATGGGTGGCATTATGGTATTAAGAAAATTCCTAAACCAAAAAATATTCGTGGAAGTTATACTCATGAATGTCAACAGTTGTCGAGCATACAAAATCTTTGCTCTCTTGATTCATATCTTCAAATGGAATCTCAAACTttagaaaatggaaagaaaaaaaaagatacagTTTCTGCTCGTGAATATTACTGTTATAAACTTCAATTGagaaatgatgatgaagatgcgTTGCTACATACTGGTAGACTATTTCAGCAATATTCAGTTGACGAATATATAAAAATTGAAACCCAAAGATTGGATTTTGCTTCGTTTAACCAAGATTTATTTAGGATGGATATACTGCAAGGATTTCTAGATATTTTAAGATTTGGAGAACGAGATTCTTCTAATATTGGCAAGCAAAAATTCCTTTCAGCTTCCTTTATAGGTGGACCTAGAGATATGCGACAACGATATATGGATGCTATTGCCTTAGTACGATGTTTTGGTAAACCAGACTTGTTTATAACTATGATCTGTAATCTAACTTGGACGGAAATAAAAGAGTATCTATGGACTATTGATGAAGCACAAAATAGACCTGATTTgattagtcgagtattcagagcTAAAGTTGAAGAACTGAAAACATATATAAGCAAGAGAAATATCTTTGGAAAAATTGTTGCTTTCATGTATACTGTTGAATTCCAAAAAAGAGGTTGA